TCATGATAACGGTGACAGGTCTGTTTATTGAGAATTTTGGCAGTAGGCTTTCTTTTGATCGTATCATGCTTGGGCCTTTTTTTTGTGGTTACGTCAAAAGTGAAACGTGAAATGTCAAACGTGAGACGTGAAAAAAAGTCAAATGGTATTTTTGATTAAGTTTGATAGTAAAGCGAATAAATGATTTATTTTTTCGTTTAATTCCGGAATTGTTTCTTCTGAAATATATTTTAATCTAATTGCAATTTCGATTTGCGTATCGAGCTCAACCAAAGAAGAACGAGAAATTTCGTAAAATCTTCTTCGCTCAATTGCTGAGTTTCGGGATGCCCCTTCTGAGATATTTGAAGGAATCGAAACAGCGGCTCTTCTCATTTGATTTGTTAAGCCATAAAGTTCTGATTTAG
This candidate division KSB1 bacterium DNA region includes the following protein-coding sequences:
- a CDS encoding four helix bundle protein, yielding MLNLNHKKLDTWKEGIKFVTFIYKITEKFPKSELYGLTNQMRRAAVSIPSNISEGASRNSAIERRRFYEISRSSLVELDTQIEIAIRLKYISEETIPELNEKINHLFALLSNLIKNTI